One segment of Papaver somniferum cultivar HN1 unplaced genomic scaffold, ASM357369v1 unplaced-scaffold_137, whole genome shotgun sequence DNA contains the following:
- the LOC113334652 gene encoding uncharacterized protein LOC113334652 — protein MSTLMKKLVAPQQAAYIKGRCIQEQVLLVSEMVKEMKKKRREGKISPMVIRKGIRPTHLFFPDDVFMFCNGGKKTLQNLLQLLDEYQKFSGQIINKNKSKLFIDGTTDSRKSLIQDIMQMERSDFPDKYLGVILSADRIKPSIVWPMVEMLQSKLAASKGRMLPFQERLVLIKSVLCPIPIYNMAVYKWPSYVIKICEKVIRIFLWSGDSDVRKFKTVAWERVHTPFNEGGLDIPRLAVINRAFLMKMIWKIMHSKIGKLSSRRSTWIKMVNGVMHGNYVLRGHWKVEMVKTYQYGMMFG, from the exons ATGAGCACTCTAATGAAAAAGCTGGTGGCCCCTCAACAAGCAGCTTACATAAAAGGCAGATGCATCCAAGAGCAGGTTTTACTTGTATCTGAAATGGtcaaagaaatgaagaagaaaagaagagaag GTAAGATATCTCCAATGGTCATCAGGAAGGGGATAAGGCCAACTCATCTATTTTTTCCAGATGATGTTTTCATGTTTTGCAATGGAGGGAAAAAAACTTTACAAAACCTTCTGCAGCTATTAGATGAATATCAAAAATTCTCTGGACAGATAATTAACAAGAATAAGAGTAAACTATTTATTGATGGTACAACTGATTCAAGAAAatctttgattcaagatataatgCAAATGGAGAGAAGTGATTTTCCTGACAAATATCTGGGTGTCATATTATCAGCTGACAGAATTAAACCCTCAATAGTTTGGCCAATGGTTGAAATGTTACAAAGTAAGCTTGCAGCTTCGAAGGGGAGAATGTTGCCTTTTCAAGAAAGATTAGTGCTTATAAAGTCAGTTCTTTGCCCTATCCCCATTTACAACATGGCAGTATACAAATGGCCTTCATATGTAATTAAAATTTGTGAGAAAGTTATCAGAATTTTTTTATGGTCGGGTGATAGTGATGTTAGAAAGTTCAAAACTGTGGCTTGGGAAAGAGTTCACACTCCATTTAATGAAGGTGGCCTAGATATTCCAAGACTTGCAGTAATAAACAGAGCatttttgatgaagatgatatgGAAAATCATGCACTCGAAGATTGGGAAGCTTTCTTCAAGGCGAAGTACATGGATAAAAATGGTCAATGGAGTAATGCATGGCAATTATGTACTGCGTGGACATTGGAAAGTGGAAATGGTGAAGACATATCAGTATGGCATGATGTTTGGATAA